The following proteins are co-located in the Calliphora vicina chromosome 2, idCalVici1.1, whole genome shotgun sequence genome:
- the tj gene encoding transcription factor MafB, with product MKMEDPNLADQYVQEFVLEHLEDGTSAVGVKREDHSPIAAAKITWTTEPTAVPAEEDETAVEPLIKLRSFPPNWSHMDERRLQPLSPPPEIYTHGPMAGQAILVNTSVPGGVPSTPPETPPVIGSPTGSTCAQVYAGVPSSHYATHHRPPPPSAGLTQEMMWLPNSMRSDPQPLDLRPLAGPSQDEEWERHREYMQSVAAANHHNHLIQTHHHHHFQTIEHLTPINMHSSPYHNGIITNGQVNNTSSIIHSNPNHVSNHPNNRPHSVCSTRSSTNSPRTCSGQYSTSSNLGLDDCIDDDLLTTLTVRELNKRLHGCPREEVVRLKQKRRTLKNRGYAQNCRSKRLLQRHELEKTNRQLNHDLHRLKQEYTRVCQERDQLKQRLRGGSSSSQNGPVTGTPSSVITLNGSAGGGSGGPAHQLNSENQSSPEFYL from the coding sequence ATGAAAATGGAGGATCCGAACCTCGCTGATCAGTATGTACAAGAGTTTGTACTAGAACATTTGGAGGATGGCACCTCGGCTGTTGGTGTTAAACGTGAAGATCACAGTCCTATAGCGGCAGCAAAAATAACCTGGACCACCGAACCCACGGCTGTGCCCGCAGAAGAAGACGAAACTGCGGTAGAGCCGCTCATAAAATTGAGATCTTTCCCGCCCAACTGGTCACACATGGACGAAAGAAGACTGCAACCACTGTCACCTCCACCCGAAATCTACACTCATGGACCCATGGCGGGCCAGGCGATATTGGTGAATACTTCAGTACCCGGCGGAGTGCCCTCTACACCACCAGAAACTCCACCCGTTATAGGATCGCCCACGGGCAGCACTTGTGCCCAGGTGTATGCTGGAGTTCCTAGTTCCCATTATGCAACACACCATCGACCTCCACCGCCCAGTGCCGGTTTGACACAAGAAATGATGTGGCTGCCAAATTCAATGCGATCAGATCCCCAACCTTTGGACCTGAGGCCTTTGGCGGGTCCCTCACAAGATGAGGAATGGGAAAGACATAGAGAATATATGCAGTCTGTGGCAGCGGCTAATCATCATAACCATCTTATACAAAcgcaccatcatcatcatttcCAGACAATAGAGCATTTGACGCCCATCAATATGCACTCCTCACCGTATCACAATGGCATCATAACGAATGGCCAGGTTAATAACACCTCCTCCATAATACACTCCAATCCCAATCATGTCAGCAATCATCCCAACAATCGGCCACATTCTGTCTGTTCAACAAGATCTTCCACAAACTCCCCGCGCACTTGTTCCGGTCAATATTCCACATCCAGTAATCTGGGCTTAGACGATTGCATAGACGACGACCTACTGACCACGCTAACGGTAAGGGAATTGAATAAGCGTCTGCATGGTTGTCCCCGAGAAGAGGTTGTGCGGCTGAAACAAAAAAGACGAACTCTCAAGAATCGCGGTTATGCCCAGAACTGTCGCTCGAAAAGACTGCTACAGCGCCATGAATTGGAGAAAACCAATCGTCAATTGAATCATGATCTGCATCGTTTAAAACAGGAATATACGCGTGTTTGCCAGGAACGCGATCAATTGAAGCAGCGTTTACGCGGTGGTAGTTCCTCTTCACAAAACGGTCCTGTCACAGGGACACCCTCCAGCGTTATAACCCTAAATGGTAGTGCTGGAGGCGGTAGTGGCGGACCTGCCCACCAATTGAATTCAGAAAATCAAAGTTCACCGGAATTCTATCTCTGA